From the Conger conger chromosome 13, fConCon1.1, whole genome shotgun sequence genome, the window aacattactcctcaagcatagttttatggaaacagagtacttgtaacaacattccatgtttagatcatgaatgttttaggattaATAAATCAATTGACACCAATTAttggaacaggatcaattttaccacaCTATCgttgaatgtaatattgcatcaccaTCTTTTGTCGCAGggattttcaaccttttttgacacgCACGTTTGAGCTTGTGGTAAtatgactgatgattgattttacatagtggtaagagcaggagtaaggatgtgtatccacctgcaacaacataacaacaacatggaacatacacacccaccctccaggactggagttaatcctgcatacacaccagccctctaGGACTGGGGGTTTTCTGGACAACCAAGCAACAACATctaaaacacaccagcacaccacCGATATCTCAAAAGGTGTGCTTGCAGGAATATGTAAAGGACTAAAGTGAAAAACAACTGAGTGCATGGAGCTTGTGCTTTTAGTAGAAGGCACACTcccgcattgtgtgtgtgttgctcatgtAGCCTTTATATTTCATGATTATCAATCATTTTATCTTCACATGTCTGAGAACATAACCATCCATCTTAGAGCATGCCACTGGTTGAAAGATTTTTATttgataaatgaatgtaatgcacaACTGCACAGTTTGAGTTAAACAGAGTCAATCACATTTTAGTCCAATTCTGATCAAAAAAGAAATGGTTATGTTGAAGCGGAAAAACGTTTTCCATTCAATGCAATGTTATGTTGTGTACCCAACAATTCATCATTCTACAGCAAATATCaaagaaataaagcaaaacTCCAGTCAGTGCTATTCTAACTATAATCAAagaaattcacagaaaaaagacacaaaattaATGGAATTAATCAATTCTTCATGTTACAAATTCAGGTCATGAGAACTCCTTAGAATTTCTGCTTCTGTTTTTAACATTGTGATAAAGAATTAATGTTTCTGAAAGAATATAagatcttacattttatttagttcataaatttgaatgataaaattcatttctgttacattatttttatggtaTTGGTATGAATTTCCCTTTTTGATTTGATGACTGCTGATTGAGAATTTTTCCCCCTCATGCCAGATTGCACAATTTTATAGTGGATCCAGGAGAAAACcaaaacccaggatagaggggctgagtgaatgtggtctggactctgcACAGGAGGGTCATGGTGTCAGAGacactgtagaaggacagagtccctgccctgtgatccaggtacactccgaTTCTGGAGGAGGGTGGAACAGGGATTTCAGTGCCCTTGTTATTGTGCCAGAAAGAGTACCCGGAGGGAGAGCAGGCCAGTCTCCAGGACTTGTCATTACATCCCAGTGTACAGTCATCACCatttcctttcctgctgatgtgtttatatgacactgctatTGACACTGGATATTGACACTGacccccactccactcagcctcccagtaacagcatcCAGACACACCCTCTTTGCACAGCACTTGGGCTCTCccctcaaatctctctggatgatcaggatatgactggatctctTTCACAcgggtcacctctctgttcccctcagacagacaaAGGCATTTATtcgctgtgttggggtccagtgtgagctgacaggaatctgatggaggagaTGGTTAAGATTTAATATGAGGACAAGTCCATCTAATGTCTGGATGTAATTCATTCTACAACACTATACAACGCTATTTAAGTTTTTCCATATGTTTGTTTGCATGCCTGTTTTTGACTGTTTCCacggaaacagaaacaaaatcattCAGTAGGAGGCcttaacaatatttttgtaattttctatttttgtatttatattttagagtaatatgaaaatacaatctTTCTTTCGAAagagaatgtgtgcatgtacatgtgtgcttgtgtgtgtgtgtgtgtgtgtatgtgagtatgtgtctgtgtgtgtatgtgagtatttgtgtgcacgtgtgtgttcatatgtgcgtgtgtgtgagtatgtgtgtgtatgagtatgtgcgtgtgtgagcatatgtgtgtgtgtgtctgtgtgtgtgagtgtgtgtgtgtgtgtgagtctgtgtgagtgtgtgtgtgtgtgtgtgtgagtatgtgtgagtgtgtgtgtgagtgagtgagtgagtgagtgagtgtgtgtgtgtgtgtgtgtgtgtgtgtgtgaatgtgtgtgtatgtatgtgtgtgagagtatatgtgtatgtgtgtgtgtgtgtgtgtgtgtgtgtgtgtgagagtgtgtgtctcagctgaGAGTGAGCACTTACATTGTAAgaaatcctctctggtcctggacTCTACAGTATGGGGTTctttcactgcagagacagagttggagaaaagcacagaatgagtgtatgtgagtatttgtgtgcatgtgtgtgagtatgtgtgtgtatgagtatgtgcgtgtgtgagcatatgtgtgtgtgtgtgtgtatgcgtgtgggtCTCAGCTaagagtgagcatgtgtgtgtgtgtgtatgtgtgtgtgtgtgagtctgtgtgtgagtgtgtgtgtgtgtgtgtgtgtgtgtgtgtgtgtgtgtgtgtgtgtgtgtgtaaaaccccacgctaacccaatgacggaatttagcggggccgaagggggttttgcgtgcttgtccttctggcgttgctgggagaacattagtagggttaattattatcctccgtacaagaacagagcacaattatgtttaagaatatactgggtccgttgccatgggtcggatatggattgacctgccccatatcccgcttacagctggccagaaacggatcagtacaattcttaatattctccgttctcaaacggggccgtattgtacgcttagtggttactatagttttactcgtttatctgactccatttaaaatataatttagaaatttgggtttgcaaattacgcggacctcgggagtgattacattcgacttgtacctgcgccaccattactcaatagatgctcccgggattagcattactggtgaaatctcagttcggtggagaactcagaggctgagggtccagtcaacacaatacatgcaaacctgccatgatagttgcgagcccaggtcggcgtagcattaactgggctccttcgagctaatttggcaggaaccagcgcccttcgcaccagattacaagagccgtgcgtcccccgaccctttaagggacagaaatggctggcctcacagcttagaactaccacaggtgtaccgccctgccgatcggtcggtctttggccaccatttccccctgagtattcagttgtaatttaggctgaaaaggtacaaaatgaattagagtcatggagatcacgcaagttacaaacaaaatagtttattcgcagacaggtaggttattagctttagaatatcacaatcaagtataaaatacacaaattaagaatagagatagagtaaataatcatacctagcctgcttggactacacccaaacacagagtatagaatatgccgtgtggaaagtcgaatacgatcttcctgtcacgtttcaggtctgtcttgctcTATTTTATGTTTGATCATTTGttttagtcacgtattgtcttatcatgtattatgttactctaggttcgtcatgttgtttagttatgtttcgtcacgatttattttcttgtcatgtctagttatgtttcgttaccatttatttttaccttgttatgttgagtggttatcgtcttagttcgtttcgtgctatgttttgatttatgtttattgttacgttaactggtcgttgtttatgcatacacttttatatgtctttccgcaaaccttgcgttccgggtttctctctctctctttctgtcactcacaccctaattgtttctatttgtctatttactaaaactactaatgctagatcaggattgggtaatactaacagattaatcatgtgttcatgttaccttacgtttctcgtgcatgtcatttactaatttactaatgctagggcaggataggtttattactaacgattactaattcccttgtttaacttgtcatccatcgcacctgttttccatttccttgctactctctaaactaattgtctacacctgtctacacctgcatttatagcccagccGCACTGCTgctcttcgcgaaattgtctgcctcttgtaaaacccaacgctaacccaacgacggaatttagcgagggctgaaggtatcagcgtgctcgtccttctggtgttgctgaaagaatactaatagggttaaaaagtagtggcccctatgcagacagtctagatcagccaataaacaaaccacgatacaaaggcagtagtaccactctgccttccgctctttactggtccggggctgacccagaatctccacaatagggccaatagattcaccttcgtttatctgactccattttagaataataatttagattagttatccacattagtggatgtcgtatttataattttgacttgatcgctataggaatcctgtactgagaagaactcgctgaacaatcctctgctggtaccaccgcatgtcacatcgcgcgtaatgtgcacgtctcacgaactgactagctatctgtagtcattacagaggtcgcaggaatagctactctcgggtatatctgtttacagcctagggacccaagcagaccaacatagctacggctgtgctcgacatgaatgaactaccaagcggaggcgagggatttaccaacataggtctacgggtgctatacgccgtgatacagtaagtggaaatattcatcctccctagaccagttcgagggggtaaaccacgcattccctgtgtaacattaagtgtcagtaagcgaaaccaaacagatcaagttttaacaattttattttaccaggcaggttacatacacgtaattgcatactagttccaaataaaaacattacaatgcaaaccaaattacggagtcttaaacgtcatacctggtaataaaagctacatacgggagtctggctacagataccctgtacgtagaaactacgtgcacggagtgcacgggaggctgattgcattctcccagattgcttagtttgctgtccttaaatccaaattctggcctttgatgttaatcttagaaatgagtcacccatctgtaatttggagccacgcctccccaggaagcgcaggggagttgaggcacatggctttcactggggcagagctccacacagcttctcctggttggttatgatgtacagggtttgctgttgcagaaataaaatcattgcaccagtcgcactgaaacaatcagaataataccaaacatgaatattatctaaactgactttgtcatgaaacatccaatgctgtacacatcatttagtgactgagtaaagagggagagaacaatgaaggggggttcaggagaaggtcagggcctaacaggccgtgccctctgaaaccttcccgtgccgtaaagaatgttgcccTGTCGTAAGAGTTTTACGACTGGAgacctgagtcttcccccacaggctcctgcccatatgggtgtggagataaggggggggttcatgatgcatgctcctaaattactttacagccacatattccacaataccagaggaagccagcaagctgaccagccctgagtgataatgccagatttcggCCTTACACTcttgaactccaaagcaacgcttgagcattactattattgattacacgttatgatccaagcctgtttaccgactatagttaattgatttctgttttgttgaccaccgcttgtttttgaccacgtcctcatctaccgtctttgtacttttgcctcgctgattgttttatggtttcgacttccgcatcgccctcgactacgactctgcctgccgtccgcctgtacttctgccccgctgacagctcacCTGCTactggacctccctgcacgtttaccgactacgagtttgcctcttccctcggcatcatgctttttgtttgtttgtcgtctgtttggctggatctacgtgtatggactttgcttgttgtgactacgctcctgggattcttcccaaataaagccctgatgggactttattccattattgtttctgagtcgtgcattttgggtccaacccccacgcacccgtctcacttccgctgctacacatgcatacatacataagacatgtgtggaagtcgaatacgatcttcctgatacttgcATACaagtacaatatgctgtgtgggaagtcgaatatgatcttcccagattggtctgtctcccttgcttttatgccaaatcatacgtttggaaacaggcggcagtgccataaatcaacctggaggggtggtcaaatctggaatttagacccccaccgttgggggttgttgagtagggaaaatgagattaccaagagaggacgtgtaggttttcccttgggatactgaaactatagtttattaaattccatttgttatgaaatgtatctcatccgattccttgattttatcagatcacatccataccaaacagattacccttgtTTTATGTTGCacttatcatgaaacttccctcctgattatccattttacatgcaattcctgttaccattacataagacttaatgcaataatacaaggatcacatgggcaatgttttcaaggtgttaccgggtcaaTTTAcgatcttaatagcagttttgaatatttaatctaggagaacagtcaccggtgtaatggcagcagtgcccaaatgagggcactgtggcattgtccggagtcttcccccttggaagtgaccaggtatggggtcacagagaggtcaccaatgtttgggaggattcttttcccatgacccaactggccttggaccactcatacatcttaactccccaacaggtagtctaaacaacattgaaaccccagctctcaggcccctcacaaatggcagcccttcctgaccttaaccactacgctataggccgccccatcatgtctatgaatgctgtagttgggagttttcatgataactgcattatgctgtaaatatgtttttgtgcctctcatggtaatataccttttggataaacctgatttgggtgaatgaaaggaaaggagacacaaccGCAGAtcgcttggtttcttctccttatctccgaaatccaggccttagttcttgaccctaaaagtgagtcacacatctataatttacagccaggcccaccaggcagggggctaaaacacatggcttctacagagacagcttttgcccagtttccccttgtctcctgaatggttatgctatcaaaggtagactgttacaaaaactagaccattacactagtcgcactgaaccaatcagaataacaccaaacattactatattctgacctgggattatcatgaaacatctttataccatctccaatattcctgttctggaatgtgagaaaagggggtccccagggcccaagaaggcgcctcgaagaatccttctctagctctcccccacaggcatgtgtgccaacggtgggggctaacaatgtatgctccaggagggggaagttagcaagctgaccagcgcatgagaccaaatgttacttatgactggcttacatgtgtgtgtgtgtgtgagtatgtgtgagtatgtgtgtgagtgagtgagtgtgtgtgtgtgtgtgtgtgagtgtgtgtgagtatgtgtgtgaatgtgtgtgtatgtgtgtgtgtgtgagaatatatgtgtgtgtgagtgtgtgtgagtatgtgtgtgagtgtgtgtgtgtgtgtgtgtgtgtgagtgtgtgtctcaacTGAGAGTGAGCACTTACACTGTAACaaatcctctctggtcctggacTCTACAGTATGGGCTTctttcactgcagagacagagtgggagaaaagcacagaaatgaaGAATGATGAAGAAGATGGAGGATAATGTTTAGACTGAGATGGATTTCAAATATTAGCGAGTGCTAACAGTGTAAATGACAATTGCTTTTGAGTGGAATACAAacgggaaaaaaatatttttctccttaAATGTTTAACAACCTGATTCAGAAATGTTGGCCAGTTCCACCTTGCAGACGTCCTCAAGTCGATCTTTCAgtacagagacagatttcctcacagcctcaaaagagacgtgtggactgacagtgatgctgggtaagtctccaaGTTCAGGAGGGACGCAGAGGGACTGACAGCTCTGTGGaatagacatacagacagacagacatacagacagagaacagagtTCATACAGATTCCTCTGTCGATGCCTGGAACAGATCTTTGTAAAGTAGGAACACACATCACCATGTGTGCACGGAGaacacagtgcagactgtcagagagccagtgatggtaccttgaggaaatggatgtgatcctctgtgtgtgaaagctgctccagctcagcgtctctcctcctcagctcagcaatctcctgctccagtcgctccaggagcCCTTCAGCctgactcacttcagccttctcctgatctctgatcagctctttcacctcagagcaccttctctcaatggagcggatcatctcaATAAAGATCCTCTcgctgtcctccactgctgtctgtgcagagtgctgttaggagacacagagagcggagggctgtacattttaattaggcCCATCACTCAGCTCTTAGTGGGACCCAAGACAGCCTGTttcccacagtgtggctcagtgggattgagccccacagggctggaaagtggcccaacactgggctcctcactggctgactggaggagagccctgtcTGAGacctgaaatggctcttccagtagccagctgttgtcttctcctctggtcagtacccaccttgagtgactgcacagcctgtctcagatcctgcagctccttctctctctcctggagtctctgctggaattgactctgtgtcgcccccagctgcttctgtggatagATAGATTTCTCACATCATTGTATATTGCGTTCACAACTGTTAAATAATGGCAtcatgtttaaaacaaaaaacaaaaaataggcaCTGAATTGTTTGACATGCAAGTAAGGTAGAATAagtttttcactgtaaaataataatgaaagtgaTTGAAAGCATAGTTTCAATATTTATGCAATCTTGAATGATATGCAGTAATATAATGccacctgcaggtcagtgtgtagggCTTATAGATAAAGGAACTGTGTGAAGTCGCGgctccaaacatgttgattcCCATTCAGGGAGAAAATAGGGGACTGAGGggtgtgaacagagctgtcacagaGAGCTGACTTGCCTTAATTTCCTACTTTATAATTGTCGACGTTGTTGAGGAAATGAGAACTatgtgaaatatgtaagattCCTGAATCCAGCAGTTCTTTGTTTAATGTTCAacttcagcactctgaatactgaacacaaatgcatgaacagttAAAAGATTTCACtatgaatgtaaaatatatttagtaGATTTAATGTGATAATTATTTACAGAGGTATCAAATATCAATTCAACCACTTAATTCATTGCTAGGCAGAGCAACCCTTTTCAATCAACCTCTATCAAAATGTACAACTAGATTCAAATAAGTTACAACtcttaaaatatgaattgtacAAGTGTCCAGATACTTGCCGACTGCACTGAAACTGTGCTGTATGTTAGATTTTACCAAATAAATCTTATGAAACAGAACTTGCAGGTAATATATTGTACTTGGTTTTTGTTACATAATATAAATGTAACAAAGACAACAATCTCACTGTTCCCAATTTACTCAGTACCTCTCCCATTATATCCAGTTTCAGATCCAGttcttacctgtttctcagtcctttctAATGCAACTGAAACActatcatggcctctgtgttcatcaatcacacacagcagacagatacactgctgatcggtACGACAGTAAATCTCCAACAGTTTTTTATGTTGAGGGCAAATATTGTCCTGCAGATGTCCAGTAGCATTGAtgatattatgtttttttcctggGTTGAGCTCATTGTGAAGTTTGAGGTGACTTTCACAGTAAGATGCCAAACAAACCAAACAGGACTTGACGGCTTtgcgctttctcccagtgcagacatcacacgccacgtctccaggtccagcgtaacagtgagcagaaggagcagcttggagacctgtcttcttcagtttctccacaaCGTCAGCCAGCATAGTGTTTCTGCCCAGGACAGGCCTGGGAGTGAAGGTCgttctgcactggggacagctgtagacaccaaTATGATCATCTTGATTCCAGCAGCCCTGAATACAGCCcctacagtaactgtgtccacagggaatagtcACTGGATCTTTCAGCAAATCCAGACAGATCACACAGCTGAACTCGTCATGATCCAGTAAAATtccaccttcagccatttcactgctcatACTGactgacaagttttgtttctcattaattgcgtcacagagagagtgggagtaacTTCCTGGTTCTGCTCATAGTTGCAGGAGGTGTGGGGCTGGACGGAGGCCAGGCTGAAGAGCAAGAGCAGAGTAGAGATTTACTCATaaatatcacacaaacacaggcctgcATGTGACAGGGTGATGAGTGTTTGGTCACTTACAGAGCAATTTATCCACAGCTGAGTTCTATGGGCATTTTTCAAGTCAGAGTCCAATGTCCAATGTTGTTCAGCATTTCGTCTAATGCAGGGATGGGCGAGGAGgcccgtatctgtttctggattttagACCAACTTCGGCTCCTCTTCGGGGAACAGTGCCGCACTATGGAGAGGAGAAGGCACAGCACCAAATACCCCAGTGTGGACTGGGCAGAACAGGACACACTCACGCTTGCGTTTGCCCAGCGGGGCTCGCCAGCTGCCTGCCATTCATCGCCACCTTTCATgaaataaacagcagctgattaatgtttttgtttcgtagcattttattgt encodes:
- the LOC133107584 gene encoding tripartite motif-containing protein 16-like — its product is MAEGGILLDHDEFSCVICLDLLKDPVTIPCGHSYCRGCIQGCWNQDDHIGVYSCPQCRTTFTPRPVLGRNTMLADVVEKLKKTGLQAAPSAHCYAGPGDVACDVCTGRKRKAVKSCLVCLASYCESHLKLHNELNPGKKHNIINATGHLQDNICPQHKKLLEIYCRTDQQCICLLCVIDEHRGHDSVSVALERTEKQKQLGATQSQFQQRLQEREKELQDLRQAVQSLKHSAQTAVEDSERIFIEMIRSIERRCSEVKELIRDQEKAEVSQAEGLLERLEQEIAELRRRDAELEQLSHTEDHIHFLKSCQSLCVPPELGDLPSITVSPHVSFEAVRKSVSVLKDRLEDVCKVELANISESVKEPHTVESRTREDFLQYSCQLTLDPNTANKCLCLSEGNREVTRVKEIQSYPDHPERFEGRAQVLCKEGVSGCCYWEAEWSGGQCQYPVSIAVSYKHISRKGNGDDCTLGCNDKSWRLACSPSGYSFWHNNKGTEIPVPPSSRIGVYLDHRAGTLSFYSVSDTMTLLCRVQTTFTQPLYPGFWFSPGSTIKLCNLA